A section of the Chloracidobacterium sp. genome encodes:
- a CDS encoding helix-turn-helix domain-containing protein, producing the protein MPELLTISDVAGLLRVSRATAYGLRDRIGWVRVGVRSVRFESEAVQAYIERQRCHAPEAGSSSAPAPRSGRPSGPTTPAASTSSPRVAETMELLRRGSPRARWRESEPTPGSR; encoded by the coding sequence ATGCCGGAACTCCTCACCATCTCCGATGTGGCTGGACTCCTCCGCGTGAGCCGGGCTACGGCCTACGGCCTTCGCGACCGCATCGGGTGGGTGAGGGTTGGCGTGCGGTCGGTCCGCTTCGAATCAGAGGCCGTGCAGGCCTACATCGAGAGGCAGCGATGCCACGCACCCGAAGCCGGATCTTCCTCCGCCCCCGCTCCCCGTTCTGGCAGGCCATCTGGACCGACCACGCCGGCCGCGTCCACCAGCAGTCCACGGGTTGCCGAGACCATGGAGCTGCTGCGGCGTGGCTCGCCGCGCGCGAGATGGAGAGAGTCCGAGCCGACGCCGGGGTCCCGGTAG